Below is a window of Cupriavidus sp. MP-37 DNA.
AGCGCGCGCTCGATGCTGTCGAGCTGGAACAGCATCTGCTCCACCGAATAGTCGACCTGCTGCTGGCGGCGGTCCATGCGCAGGATGGCGAGCCAGGAGAAATGGCTGATCACCAGCACGGCGGCGATCAGCAGCGCAATGCGGCCGAACAGGGTGTCGATGCGTCGCAACTTCATGGGAAAGCAATATCTGGTGGCAAGCGGCGCCGGCTAGTGGCCGCCGCTGCCATTATTCGGTGAGCCCCGCGGAAATCTCTTCCGCTTCATCGGGAACGAAGGTGTAGCCGCGCCCGCGCACGGTCTGGATATAGCGCGGGCGCTGCGCGTCCTCGTCCAGCAGCCGGCGCAGGCGCCAGATCTGCACGTCGATGCCGCGGTCGCTGATGCCGCTGGCGCTGCCGTACATCAGCTCGACGATGCGCTCGCGCGACAGCACTTCCAGCGGATGCATCAGCAGCAGCTTGAGCAACGCGAACTCGGTATCGCTGATCGACAGCGCCTGGCCGGCCCGCAGCAGCGTGCGCTGGCGGAAGTTGACGCGGAACGGGCCGAAGGCGACCGCTTCGCGGTCTTCCGGCGCCGCCGCCGGGCGCGCCAGCTTGCGGCGCAGCACGGCGTTGATGCGCGCCAGCAGCTCGCGCGGCGAGAACGGCTTGCCGAGATAGTCGTCGGCACCGATCTCGAGACCGACGATGCGGTCGATCTCGTCGCTGCGGGCGGTGAGCAGGATCACCGGGATATCGTCGTTCCTGGCGCGCAGGTTGCGCAGCGCGGTCAGGCCGTCGACCTTGGGCATCATCAGGTCCAGCACGATCAGCGCCGGACGTTCGCGCTCCAGGCGCGCCTGCAGGCCGTCGCCGTCATGCATCACCGAG
It encodes the following:
- a CDS encoding response regulator — its product is MRTNQPTQILVVDDDPELRDLLREYLTQQGFAVSVMHDGDGLQARLERERPALIVLDLMMPKVDGLTALRNLRARNDDIPVILLTARSDEIDRIVGLEIGADDYLGKPFSPRELLARINAVLRRKLARPAAAPEDREAVAFGPFRVNFRQRTLLRAGQALSISDTEFALLKLLLMHPLEVLSRERIVELMYGSASGISDRGIDVQIWRLRRLLDEDAQRPRYIQTVRGRGYTFVPDEAEEISAGLTE